The Streptomyces sp. HUAS CB01 genome has a segment encoding these proteins:
- a CDS encoding excinuclease ABC subunit UvrA, which produces MHGPDDPWHSAHDPFVRVRGAREHNLKGVDVDIPRDTLTVFTGVSGSGKSSLAFGTIYAEAQRRYFESVAPYARRLIHQVGAPKVGGIDGLPPAVSLEQRRSSPTSRSSVGTVTTLSNSLRMLFSRAGSHPPGAPRLDSDAFSPNTAAGACPECHGLGRIHRTGEDLLVPDPSLSVREGAIAAWPGAWQGKNLRDVLDALGYDVDRPWRELSREDRDWILFTDEQPVVTVHPVREAGRIQRPYQGTYTSARRYVMRTFADSRSPALRAKAERFLTSVPCPGCGGSRLRPEALAVSFAGRTIAELAALPLTELAQVLRSGPDDGTARTLTADLLARIGPVTELGLGYLSLDRTAPTLSAGELQRLRLATQLRSGLFGVVYVLDEPSAGLHPADSEALLVVLNRLKAAGNTVFVVEHHLEVVRNADWLVDVGPRAGEHGGRVLHSGPPERLAQVAESATRRFLFDRTPVPERVPREPSGELGLGPVTRHNLRGLTTRLPLGVLTAVTGVSGSGKSTLVGSITGELPGVGRMVTVDQKPIGRTPRSNLATYTGLFDVVRKLFAATGEARGRGYGAGRFSFNVAGGRCGTCQGEGFVSVELLFLPSTYTPCPDCRGARYNPETLEVRYEGRSIAEVLDLTVEQAAEVFGDTPAAVRSLRALLDVGLGYLRLGQPATELSGGEAQRIKLATELQRLRRGHTLYVLDEPTTGLHPADVEVLMRQLHGLVDAGHTVVVVEHDMDVVAEADWVVDLGPGGGDAGGSIVAEGTPAEVARAAGSRTAPYLARALGRSAG; this is translated from the coding sequence ATGCACGGCCCTGACGACCCCTGGCACAGCGCACACGACCCCTTCGTCCGCGTCCGCGGCGCCCGCGAGCACAACCTCAAGGGCGTCGACGTCGACATCCCCCGGGACACCCTCACGGTCTTCACCGGAGTGTCGGGGTCCGGCAAGTCCTCGCTCGCCTTCGGCACGATCTACGCCGAGGCGCAGCGGCGCTACTTCGAGTCGGTGGCCCCGTACGCCCGCCGGCTGATCCACCAGGTGGGCGCGCCGAAGGTCGGCGGGATCGACGGGCTGCCCCCGGCCGTCTCCCTGGAGCAGCGCCGCTCCTCCCCCACCTCGCGCTCCTCCGTCGGCACGGTCACGACCCTCTCGAACTCACTGCGGATGCTGTTCTCCCGGGCCGGCAGCCACCCGCCGGGCGCGCCCCGGCTCGACTCGGACGCGTTCTCGCCGAACACCGCCGCCGGGGCGTGTCCCGAGTGCCACGGCCTGGGGAGGATCCACCGCACCGGCGAGGACCTGCTGGTGCCCGATCCGTCGCTGTCGGTGCGGGAGGGTGCGATCGCCGCGTGGCCGGGGGCCTGGCAGGGCAAGAACCTGCGCGACGTGCTGGACGCCCTCGGGTACGACGTCGACCGGCCGTGGCGGGAGCTGAGCCGCGAGGACCGGGACTGGATCCTGTTCACGGACGAGCAGCCGGTCGTGACGGTGCACCCGGTGCGCGAGGCGGGTCGTATCCAGCGCCCGTACCAGGGCACGTACACGAGCGCGCGACGGTACGTGATGCGCACCTTCGCCGACTCCAGGAGCCCGGCGCTCCGCGCGAAGGCGGAGCGCTTCCTGACGAGCGTGCCGTGCCCGGGATGCGGGGGCAGCCGGCTGCGCCCGGAGGCGCTCGCGGTGTCGTTCGCCGGCCGGACGATCGCCGAGCTCGCCGCGCTGCCGCTGACCGAGCTGGCCCAGGTGCTGAGGTCCGGGCCGGACGACGGGACGGCCCGTACCCTCACCGCGGACCTGCTGGCCCGGATCGGGCCGGTGACCGAGCTGGGTCTCGGCTATCTGAGCCTGGACCGGACCGCTCCCACGCTCTCCGCGGGCGAGCTGCAGCGGCTGCGGCTGGCCACCCAGCTGCGGTCCGGTCTCTTCGGGGTCGTGTACGTCCTCGACGAGCCGTCCGCGGGCCTGCACCCGGCCGACTCCGAAGCGCTGCTCGTCGTGCTGAACCGGCTGAAGGCGGCGGGGAACACGGTCTTCGTGGTCGAGCACCATCTGGAGGTGGTGCGGAACGCGGACTGGCTGGTGGACGTGGGCCCCCGAGCCGGCGAGCACGGCGGCCGGGTGCTGCACAGCGGCCCGCCGGAGCGACTGGCGCAGGTGGCCGAGTCGGCGACGCGCCGCTTCCTCTTCGACCGGACGCCGGTGCCGGAGCGGGTTCCTCGTGAGCCGTCGGGCGAGCTGGGGCTGGGGCCCGTCACCCGGCACAACCTGCGCGGGCTGACGACCCGGCTGCCGCTCGGCGTGCTCACCGCCGTCACCGGTGTGTCGGGCTCGGGCAAGTCGACGCTCGTCGGCTCCATCACCGGCGAACTGCCCGGGGTGGGGCGGATGGTGACGGTGGACCAGAAACCGATCGGCCGCACGCCACGGTCGAATCTCGCCACGTACACCGGGCTCTTCGACGTCGTCCGCAAGTTGTTCGCGGCCACCGGCGAGGCTCGGGGGCGCGGTTACGGCGCCGGGCGGTTCTCGTTCAATGTGGCGGGCGGCCGGTGCGGGACCTGCCAGGGCGAGGGCTTCGTCTCCGTCGAACTGCTCTTCCTGCCCAGCACGTACACCCCCTGCCCGGACTGCCGCGGGGCGCGCTACAACCCGGAGACGCTGGAGGTGAGATACGAGGGCCGGAGCATCGCGGAGGTCCTCGATCTCACCGTGGAACAGGCCGCCGAGGTGTTCGGGGACACCCCAGCCGCCGTGCGGAGCCTGCGGGCGCTGCTCGACGTGGGTCTCGGCTATCTTCGGCTGGGCCAGCCGGCTACGGAGCTGTCCGGCGGGGAGGCGCAGCGCATCAAGCTCGCCACGGAACTGCAGCGACTGCGGCGCGGTCACACGCTGTACGTCCTCGACGAGCCGACGACCGGGCTGCATCCCGCCGATGTGGAGGTGCTGATGCGGCAGTTGCACGGGCTGGTGGACGCGGGGCACACGGTGGTCGTCGTCGAGCACGACATGGACGTGGTCGCCGAGGCCGACTGGGTGGTCGATCTGGGGCCGGGCGGTGGCGACGCGGGCGGCAGCATCGTGGCCGAGGGCACTCCGGCCGAGGTGGCGCGGGCGGCGGGGAGCCGCACCGCGCCGTATCTGGCCCGTGCCCTCGGCCGGTCCGCCGGCTGA
- a CDS encoding MsnO8 family LLM class oxidoreductase, translated as MSSVIASTRFSVLDRSRTREGQDAPRALRDTVRLAQQVEELGFHRFWVSEHHGVSGVAGSAPTVLAAAVAAATSTIRVGTGGVMLPNHQPLVVAEQFGVLESLFPGRIDMGLGRSVGFTDGVRRALGREKDDAEDFGAQLDELLGWFEGTRPPVHARPSEGLRVPPFVLATGEGAGIAAAAGLPLVIGDLRDRERLLSAIERYRTGFRPSPWAAEPYVVVAGTVAVAATEEEARRLLVPEAWAMAHARTHGTFPPLAPAERIEAMTMTEKERGLHESGLRGHLHGTEDVVRDALEGVIKDTGADEVLVTTSTYDRAALLGSFRRLAHIADLTRGNATASA; from the coding sequence ATGAGCTCTGTCATCGCCTCGACCCGCTTCTCGGTACTCGACCGCTCCCGCACCCGGGAGGGGCAGGACGCCCCCCGGGCGCTGCGTGACACCGTGCGGCTGGCACAGCAGGTCGAGGAGCTGGGATTCCACCGTTTCTGGGTCTCCGAGCACCACGGCGTGTCGGGCGTCGCGGGCTCGGCGCCGACGGTACTGGCGGCCGCCGTCGCCGCGGCGACCTCCACGATCCGGGTCGGCACGGGCGGGGTGATGCTGCCCAACCACCAACCGCTCGTCGTGGCGGAGCAGTTCGGGGTGCTGGAGTCGCTGTTCCCCGGCCGGATCGACATGGGACTCGGACGCTCGGTGGGCTTCACCGACGGGGTACGCCGCGCGCTGGGGCGTGAGAAGGACGACGCCGAGGACTTCGGGGCGCAGCTGGACGAGCTGCTGGGCTGGTTCGAGGGGACGCGTCCGCCGGTGCACGCCCGCCCGTCGGAGGGGCTGCGGGTGCCGCCGTTCGTCCTGGCGACCGGTGAGGGGGCCGGCATCGCCGCGGCCGCGGGCCTCCCCCTGGTGATCGGCGACCTCAGGGACCGGGAGCGGCTGCTCTCCGCGATCGAGCGGTACCGCACCGGCTTCCGGCCGTCGCCGTGGGCCGCGGAGCCGTACGTCGTCGTGGCCGGCACGGTCGCGGTCGCGGCCACCGAGGAGGAGGCCCGGCGGCTCCTCGTGCCGGAGGCGTGGGCGATGGCGCACGCCCGTACGCACGGCACGTTCCCGCCGCTCGCACCCGCCGAGCGGATCGAGGCCATGACGATGACGGAGAAGGAGCGCGGCCTCCACGAGTCGGGACTGCGCGGTCACCTCCACGGCACCGAGGACGTGGTCAGGGACGCCCTGGAGGGCGTGATCAAGGACACCGGTGCGGACGAGGTGCTGGTGACGACGAGCACGTACGATCGCGCGGCGCTGCTCGGCTCCTTCCGCCGACTCGCACACATAGCGGACCTGACCAGGGGAAACGCGACGGCCTCCGCCTAG
- a CDS encoding LNS2 domain-containing protein, translated as MRGPAGAVPLGPVTQQTQTIRGGRPLAVFDLDGTLAETGHRQHFLERRPRDWAGFFAAAPDDTPLTEGLRLVAESAEDCEVVYLTGRPERCRADTVAWLERHGLPLGRIWMRRNDDRRPARTTKLEILRRLERTREIRVLVDDDELVCDAAEREGFRVVRARWATTSTAMRAAQQTEGRT; from the coding sequence ATGCGCGGCCCGGCGGGGGCCGTACCCTTGGGGCCCGTGACGCAGCAGACGCAGACGATCCGGGGCGGCAGGCCGCTCGCGGTGTTCGACCTCGACGGGACCCTCGCCGAAACCGGCCACCGGCAGCACTTCCTGGAGCGCAGGCCGCGCGACTGGGCCGGGTTCTTCGCGGCGGCTCCGGACGACACCCCCCTCACGGAGGGGCTGCGGCTGGTCGCGGAGTCGGCGGAGGACTGCGAGGTCGTGTACCTGACCGGGCGGCCCGAGCGCTGTCGCGCGGACACCGTGGCCTGGCTGGAGCGCCACGGACTGCCCCTCGGTCGCATCTGGATGCGGCGCAACGACGACCGTCGCCCCGCGCGCACGACCAAGCTGGAGATCCTGCGGCGCCTCGAACGCACCCGCGAGATCCGCGTGCTCGTCGACGACGACGAACTCGTGTGCGACGCGGCGGAACGGGAGGGCTTCCGTGTCGTCCGCGCCCGCTGGGCCACGACCTCCACGGCGATGCGTGCGGCCCAGCAGACGGAGGGCCGCACCTGA
- a CDS encoding dodecin — protein sequence MSHHTYRVTEIVGTSHEGVDQAIRNGIARAGQTLRGLDWFEVTQVRGNIADGEIEHFQVGLKVGFRIEDAEGAG from the coding sequence ATGTCCCACCACACCTACCGGGTCACCGAGATCGTCGGCACCTCGCACGAGGGCGTCGACCAGGCCATCCGGAACGGCATCGCCCGCGCCGGGCAAACGCTGCGCGGCCTCGACTGGTTCGAGGTCACGCAGGTGCGCGGCAACATCGCGGACGGCGAGATCGAGCACTTTCAGGTCGGCCTGAAGGTCGGCTTCCGGATCGAGGACGCGGAGGGCGCGGGCTGA
- a CDS encoding extracellular solute-binding protein — MMNRFLAGAVALVSATALAGCGLLPGGGPGDRTVTVWLMKDSVSEDFLERFVTEFEQTHPGIELDVTFQEWTGIGRKVLTALDSDDAPDVIEVGNTQVAQYAESERLLDLTLESIRDLGGEDWLPGLAEPGSVHGTQYGIPWYAANRVVVYNKDLFEEAGISRPPKTRSEWLEATEKLDSSGNQGIYLSGQDWYTLAGFVWDEGGDLAVDRGGAWQGALHEPAAVRGMKFYKKLQALGDGPGNADEMTPPQTGVFAEGNVAQIIATPSAATLIVKENPALEGRLGFFPVPGKTAGKPGAVFTGGSDLIIPVRAGERAAAIEVVKALAGERWQTDLARTMSYVPNKAGLASVIEGQEGTAAMAAGAAQGRATPNSPQWAEVEEDNPIKPYMTAVLGGADPETAGRAASERITSVLAGS, encoded by the coding sequence GTGATGAACCGTTTCCTGGCCGGTGCCGTCGCCCTCGTGTCCGCAACCGCCCTCGCGGGCTGCGGGCTTCTTCCGGGCGGCGGTCCCGGCGACCGTACGGTCACCGTCTGGCTGATGAAGGACAGCGTGTCCGAGGACTTCCTCGAGCGCTTCGTCACCGAGTTCGAGCAGACCCACCCGGGCATCGAACTGGACGTCACCTTCCAGGAGTGGACGGGCATCGGACGGAAGGTCCTCACGGCACTCGACAGCGACGACGCCCCCGACGTCATCGAGGTCGGCAACACCCAGGTCGCCCAGTACGCCGAGAGCGAGAGGCTCCTCGACCTCACCCTGGAGTCCATCCGCGACCTCGGCGGCGAGGACTGGCTGCCGGGGCTCGCCGAGCCCGGCAGCGTGCACGGGACGCAGTACGGCATCCCCTGGTACGCCGCCAACCGCGTCGTCGTCTACAACAAGGACCTCTTCGAGGAGGCCGGGATCAGCCGCCCCCCGAAGACCCGCTCCGAGTGGCTCGAAGCCACCGAGAAGCTCGACTCCAGCGGAAACCAGGGCATATACCTGTCCGGACAGGACTGGTACACCCTCGCCGGCTTCGTCTGGGACGAGGGCGGCGACCTCGCCGTCGACCGGGGCGGCGCCTGGCAGGGCGCCCTGCACGAGCCGGCCGCGGTGCGCGGGATGAAGTTCTACAAGAAGCTCCAGGCACTCGGGGACGGGCCCGGGAACGCGGACGAGATGACCCCGCCGCAGACCGGCGTCTTCGCCGAGGGGAACGTCGCCCAGATCATCGCGACCCCGTCCGCCGCCACGCTCATCGTGAAGGAGAACCCGGCGCTCGAGGGCCGGCTCGGTTTCTTCCCCGTCCCGGGGAAGACCGCCGGGAAGCCGGGCGCCGTGTTCACCGGCGGCTCGGACCTCATCATCCCCGTGAGGGCCGGGGAGCGTGCCGCGGCGATCGAGGTGGTCAAGGCGCTGGCGGGGGAGCGCTGGCAGACGGACCTCGCGAGGACCATGAGCTACGTGCCCAACAAGGCCGGCCTCGCGTCCGTGATCGAGGGACAGGAGGGCACCGCCGCGATGGCCGCCGGCGCCGCGCAGGGCCGAGCGACGCCGAACTCGCCGCAGTGGGCGGAGGTCGAGGAGGACAACCCCATCAAGCCGTACATGACGGCCGTGCTGGGCGGCGCCGACCCCGAGACGGCGGGGCGGGCCGCCTCCGAGCGCATCACCAGCGTCCTCGCCGGCAGCTGA
- a CDS encoding GNAT family N-acetyltransferase, with amino-acid sequence MPASPAVVPAPLVAAEPRYVVSLARDQEGVRAAQRLRHQVFAGEMGARLEGPEPGLDIDAFDAYCDHILVRHEDTGEVVGTYRVLPPERARVAGRLYSETEFDLSRLAPIRHDLVEVGRSCVHPAHRNGAVIALIWAGLARYMTRTGHTWLSGCCSVPLADGGALAAATWDTVKAKHLAPEDYWVTPHKLWSADGIARPQGRTELPPLLRGYLRLGAWICGAPAHDPDFGVADLYVLLSLRRTNPRYLRHFLSLAPVK; translated from the coding sequence ATGCCCGCATCGCCAGCCGTCGTCCCCGCCCCCCTCGTCGCCGCAGAGCCCCGCTACGTGGTCTCGCTCGCCCGTGACCAGGAGGGCGTACGAGCCGCTCAGCGGCTGCGCCACCAGGTGTTCGCCGGGGAGATGGGCGCCCGCCTCGAAGGTCCCGAACCCGGGCTGGACATCGACGCCTTCGACGCGTACTGCGACCACATCCTGGTGCGCCACGAGGACACCGGCGAGGTCGTCGGAACCTACCGCGTGCTGCCGCCGGAGCGTGCCCGGGTCGCCGGACGGCTCTACTCCGAGACCGAGTTCGACCTCTCCCGGCTCGCCCCCATCCGCCACGACCTGGTCGAGGTGGGCCGCTCCTGCGTCCACCCCGCCCACCGCAACGGGGCCGTCATCGCCCTGATCTGGGCCGGGCTCGCCCGCTACATGACCCGCACCGGCCACACCTGGCTGTCCGGCTGCTGCTCGGTCCCGCTCGCCGACGGCGGCGCGCTCGCCGCCGCGACCTGGGACACCGTCAAGGCCAAGCACCTCGCCCCGGAGGACTACTGGGTCACCCCGCACAAGCTCTGGAGCGCCGACGGCATCGCCCGCCCCCAGGGCCGAACCGAACTCCCGCCGCTGCTGCGCGGCTATCTCCGCCTCGGCGCCTGGATCTGCGGAGCGCCCGCGCACGACCCCGACTTCGGCGTCGCCGATCTCTACGTCCTGCTGTCGCTGCGCCGCACCAACCCCCGATACCTGCGCCACTTCCTGTCCCTGGCGCCCGTGAAATGA
- a CDS encoding lysophospholipid acyltransferase family protein produces the protein MSVWLPTAPCTPADCASPRWPTVRRTTAVLRLSAGTAVVLAGVVLAPVAIPLGPAGRARLVVPWCRAVLRAFGVRIRVTGAVPGQRGPGGPGPGTLVVPNHISWLDIPLVASVLPGRMLAKREVRQWPVLGPLARFGGTLFVDRDRLRELPGVVRTVAGALRHGSRMIVFPEGSTWCGRERGRFRHAAFQAALDSGAAVQPVRIAYEPLGAAAFVGDDALGASLWRVVTAAGLTAEITVLPPIPAAAHPDRRSLARAAQHALGGAAAPDGTAGPHPAHSVPPRIPAQTAVDRERANLPPESVHHSVRFIPAAASSERTPS, from the coding sequence ATGAGCGTCTGGCTGCCCACCGCGCCCTGCACACCCGCCGACTGCGCGTCCCCGCGGTGGCCGACCGTGCGCCGGACCACCGCGGTCCTCCGTCTGTCCGCCGGTACGGCGGTGGTCCTCGCGGGCGTGGTGCTCGCCCCCGTGGCGATCCCCCTGGGCCCGGCCGGCCGCGCCCGCCTCGTCGTGCCGTGGTGCCGCGCCGTGCTGCGGGCCTTCGGCGTACGGATCCGGGTGACCGGCGCGGTCCCGGGGCAGCGGGGGCCCGGCGGTCCCGGCCCGGGCACGCTCGTCGTCCCCAACCACATCTCCTGGCTGGACATCCCGCTCGTCGCCTCGGTGCTGCCGGGACGGATGCTCGCCAAGCGCGAGGTGCGTCAGTGGCCCGTGCTCGGCCCGCTCGCCCGGTTCGGCGGCACCCTGTTCGTGGACCGCGACCGGCTGCGGGAACTCCCCGGCGTCGTCCGGACCGTGGCCGGCGCGCTGCGGCACGGCTCGCGGATGATCGTGTTCCCCGAGGGCTCCACCTGGTGCGGCCGGGAGCGGGGCCGCTTCCGGCACGCCGCCTTCCAGGCCGCCCTCGACTCCGGTGCGGCCGTGCAGCCCGTCCGTATCGCCTACGAGCCCCTCGGGGCGGCCGCGTTCGTCGGCGACGACGCGCTGGGCGCCTCGCTCTGGCGGGTCGTGACGGCCGCCGGGCTGACCGCGGAGATCACCGTGCTGCCGCCGATCCCCGCCGCCGCCCACCCCGACCGTCGCTCACTCGCCCGGGCCGCACAGCACGCCCTCGGCGGGGCGGCGGCGCCCGACGGCACCGCCGGCCCGCACCCGGCACACTCCGTGCCTCCGAGGATTCCCGCTCAGACCGCGGTCGACAGGGAGAGGGCGAACCTGCCCCCCGAGTCCGTCCACCACTCGGTGAGATTCATCCCGGCGGCGGCGAGTTCCGAACGCACCCCCTCCTGA
- the egtD gene encoding L-histidine N(alpha)-methyltransferase: MSPFQLTRTLPEDATSAALRDDVRHGLTRTPKELPPKWFYDARGSELFEEITRLPEYYPTRAEREIISGRARDIAAATGARTLVELGSGSSEKTRFLLDALPELHSYVPVDVSESALTGAAESLLADRPGLHVHALIADFTHVLALPDTPGPRLVAFLGGTIGNLLPGERAEFLRSVRALLTPGDALLLGTDLVKDERVLVAAYDDAAGVTAEFDKNVLAVVNRELGADFPLDGFEHVAVWNAQEEWIEMRLRAREATKVRIRELDLVVPFEAGEEIRTEVSAKFRQEGVRSELAAAGMNLTEWWTDSGGRFALSLSTAV; encoded by the coding sequence GTGAGCCCGTTCCAGCTGACCCGCACCCTGCCCGAGGACGCCACGAGTGCCGCGCTGCGCGACGACGTGCGGCACGGCCTGACCCGTACGCCCAAGGAACTGCCGCCGAAGTGGTTCTACGACGCCCGCGGCAGCGAGCTGTTCGAGGAGATCACCCGGCTTCCCGAGTACTACCCGACGCGTGCCGAGCGGGAGATCATCTCCGGCAGGGCCCGGGACATCGCCGCCGCGACCGGAGCCCGCACCCTGGTGGAGCTCGGCTCCGGCTCGTCGGAGAAGACCCGTTTCCTGCTGGACGCCCTGCCGGAGCTGCACAGCTACGTCCCGGTGGACGTGAGCGAGAGCGCGCTGACCGGGGCCGCCGAGTCGCTGCTGGCGGACCGCCCGGGGCTTCATGTGCACGCGCTGATCGCGGACTTCACCCACGTACTGGCCCTGCCGGACACCCCGGGCCCGCGACTGGTCGCGTTCCTCGGCGGCACGATCGGCAATCTGCTGCCCGGTGAGCGCGCGGAGTTCCTGCGGTCCGTGCGCGCGCTCCTCACGCCCGGGGACGCGCTGCTGCTCGGCACGGACCTGGTGAAGGACGAGCGGGTGCTGGTGGCCGCGTACGACGACGCCGCCGGTGTCACCGCGGAGTTCGACAAGAACGTGCTCGCCGTGGTCAACCGGGAGCTGGGCGCGGACTTCCCCCTGGACGGCTTCGAGCACGTGGCGGTCTGGAACGCGCAGGAGGAGTGGATCGAGATGCGCCTGCGCGCACGCGAGGCGACGAAGGTGAGGATCCGCGAGCTGGACCTCGTCGTCCCGTTCGAGGCGGGCGAGGAGATCCGTACGGAGGTGTCGGCGAAGTTCCGTCAGGAGGGGGTGCGTTCGGAACTCGCCGCCGCCGGGATGAATCTCACCGAGTGGTGGACGGACTCGGGGGGCAGGTTCGCCCTCTCCCTGTCGACCGCGGTCTGA
- the egtC gene encoding ergothioneine biosynthesis protein EgtC translates to MCRHIAFLGRPTALGELLVRPPHALLRQSWAPRRQRYGTVNADGFGVGWYADGDPVPARYRRAGPVWADLSFADLARVVRSEALLAAVRDATEAGADGEAAAAPFAAGPWLFSHNGAVRGWPGSMAALAAALPAGELLSLEARCDSALVWALVLHRLRNGDEPGQAVADTVLDVARAAPDSRLNLLLTDGVTIAATAWGDTLWYLAEPGRGTVVASEPYDDDPRWCEVPDRALLTATRTDVLLTPLKEPSA, encoded by the coding sequence ATGTGCCGTCACATCGCCTTCCTGGGGAGACCGACGGCACTGGGCGAGCTGCTGGTACGGCCGCCGCACGCACTGCTGCGGCAGTCCTGGGCGCCGCGCCGGCAGCGGTACGGGACGGTGAACGCCGACGGTTTTGGGGTGGGCTGGTACGCCGACGGCGATCCGGTACCCGCCCGCTACCGGCGTGCCGGGCCGGTCTGGGCCGACCTGTCCTTCGCCGATCTGGCCCGGGTGGTCCGCAGCGAGGCGCTGCTGGCCGCCGTCCGCGACGCGACGGAGGCCGGTGCGGACGGCGAGGCCGCGGCCGCGCCGTTCGCCGCCGGGCCCTGGCTGTTCAGCCACAACGGCGCCGTGCGGGGCTGGCCCGGCAGCATGGCCGCACTCGCCGCCGCGCTGCCGGCCGGCGAACTGCTGTCGCTGGAGGCGCGCTGCGACTCCGCGCTGGTGTGGGCGCTGGTGCTGCACCGGCTGCGGAACGGTGACGAACCCGGCCAGGCCGTGGCCGACACCGTGCTCGACGTGGCGCGGGCCGCGCCTGACTCCCGGCTCAACCTGCTGCTGACCGACGGCGTGACGATCGCCGCGACCGCCTGGGGCGACACGCTCTGGTACCTGGCCGAACCCGGCCGGGGCACGGTCGTGGCGTCGGAGCCGTACGACGACGATCCCCGCTGGTGCGAGGTGCCCGACCGAGCGCTGCTCACGGCGACCCGTACCGATGTACTACTGACCCCGCTCAAGGAGCCGTCCGCGTGA
- the egtB gene encoding ergothioneine biosynthesis protein EgtB → MTETPVATDDVLRKRALDALTTARARTTLLTECVDDDELTAQHSPLMSPLVWDLAHIGNQEEQWLLRAVAGRDAIRPEIDSVYDAFEHPRAERPTLPLLSPAESRTYASDIRGRVLDILEAHPLHGSALVDSAFAFGMIAQHEQQHDETMLITHQLRRGPAALDAPEPPGGGTTGLPAEVLVPAGPFTMGTSAEPWALDNERPAHHRQVDAFLIDTTPVTNGAFQAFVADGGYTDERWWAPEGWDQIRKHGIGAPLFWRREGGQWLRRRFGVTEPVPEDEPVLHVSWYEADAYARWAGRRLPTEAEWEKAARHDPASGRSRRYPWGDEDPTPGRANLGQRHLRPAPAGAYPEGASPLGIRQLIGDVWEWTSSDFLPYPGFAAFPYREYSEVFFGPGHKVLRGGSFAVDPVACRGTFRNWDLPVRRQIFSGFRTARDA, encoded by the coding sequence ATGACCGAGACCCCGGTGGCCACGGACGACGTGCTCAGGAAGCGCGCCCTGGACGCGCTGACCACGGCCCGGGCCCGTACCACGCTGCTGACGGAGTGCGTCGACGACGACGAACTCACCGCCCAGCACTCGCCCTTGATGTCCCCGCTCGTGTGGGACCTGGCGCACATCGGCAACCAGGAGGAGCAGTGGCTCCTGCGGGCCGTCGCCGGACGGGACGCGATCCGGCCCGAGATCGACTCGGTCTACGACGCCTTCGAGCACCCGCGTGCGGAGCGCCCGACCCTGCCGCTGCTGTCGCCCGCCGAGTCCCGGACGTACGCCTCCGACATCCGCGGCCGGGTGCTGGACATCCTGGAGGCGCACCCGCTGCACGGCAGCGCGCTCGTGGACTCCGCCTTCGCCTTCGGGATGATCGCGCAGCACGAGCAGCAGCACGACGAGACCATGCTCATCACCCACCAGCTGCGGCGCGGCCCGGCGGCGCTCGACGCGCCCGAGCCGCCCGGCGGCGGCACGACCGGGCTGCCGGCCGAAGTGCTCGTGCCGGCGGGCCCGTTCACGATGGGCACCTCGGCCGAGCCGTGGGCCCTGGACAACGAGCGGCCCGCCCACCACCGCCAGGTGGACGCGTTCCTCATCGACACCACCCCCGTCACGAACGGCGCGTTCCAGGCGTTCGTCGCGGACGGCGGCTACACCGACGAGCGCTGGTGGGCGCCCGAGGGCTGGGACCAGATCCGCAAGCACGGCATCGGCGCGCCGCTGTTCTGGCGGCGCGAGGGCGGCCAGTGGCTGCGCCGCCGTTTCGGGGTGACCGAACCGGTGCCCGAGGACGAGCCGGTGCTGCACGTCAGCTGGTACGAGGCGGACGCCTACGCGCGCTGGGCGGGCCGGCGGCTGCCCACGGAGGCGGAGTGGGAGAAGGCCGCCCGGCACGACCCCGCCTCCGGCCGCTCGCGGCGCTACCCGTGGGGCGACGAGGACCCGACACCCGGACGCGCCAATCTGGGGCAGCGCCATCTGCGGCCCGCACCCGCGGGGGCCTATCCCGAGGGCGCCTCGCCGCTCGGCATACGGCAGCTCATCGGTGACGTGTGGGAGTGGACGTCGAGCGACTTCCTGCCGTACCCGGGGTTCGCGGCGTTCCCGTACCGCGAGTACTCGGAGGTGTTCTTCGGCCCCGGGCACAAGGTGCTGCGGGGCGGTTCGTTCGCCGTGGACCCCGTGGCCTGCCGGGGCACCTTCCGCAACTGGGACCTGCCGGTGCGCCGGCAGATCTTCTCCGGGTTCCGCACCGCACGGGACGCGTGA